The Microcoleus sp. FACHB-68 genomic interval GGCAAATCTTCCGTCCGCAGCATTCTTTCCCCTGTCTCCTGAATATTGGCCATTTAGCCTAGAATTACTGCCTCAACCGGCTTATTTAGTGGGAGGCGCAGTTCGGGACGCGCTGCTATTGAAACACCGTGAGTATTTAGACTTAGATTTTGTGATGCCGGCACAAGCGGTTAAAACCGCTAGCCAAATCGCGGAACAGTACAGTGCTGGGTTTGTGCTGCTTGATGCCGACCGGCAGATCGCCCGCGTGGTATTTAAAGATGCGACAGTAGACTTCGCCCAACAAGAAGGCGACAGTCTAGAACGCGACCTGCAGCGGCGAGATTATACCGTTAATGCGATCGCTTATAATCCTCACACCGGCGTCTTCATCGACCCCCTGCAAGGCTGTGCCGATATTGAAGCCGGTTTAATGCGGATGGTTGCGCCGGCAAACCTCAAAGATGATCCACTGCGCCTGTTGCGAGCATACCGGCAAGCCTCACAGTTAAATTTTTCCATTGAGCCGGCAACCAGAACTGCAATTCGCGCCTTCGCACCCCTCCTGGGTTATATCGCAGCAGAACGAGTGCGTAGTGAATTAAGTTATCTTCTGGCGACTCCAGAGGGAACACCCCAACTGCAAGCCGCCTGGGAAGATGGCTTAGTTGAAACTTGGTTTCCCAGCGCCACTGGCGGCAGTTTAGCTCAAGTCGCAGCCGTTGATGAGTCCGCCGCCAAACTCCAGCAAACTTGGCCAGATTTTGGCACGGAAGTGTCCCGCAGCTTGCGAGATACCTCAAAAACCTCCTTATTAGCCGTTGCTAAATTGACGAGTTTGCTCGATCCAGATTTCCAGAAAGCCGAAGCTCAATTATTGCGCCTGAAGTACAGCCGGCCTGAAATGCAAGCAGCCCTGGCGGTGTTAAACTTTTTGCCAGATTTGCTGCCGGCAGCCAAAGCGCTATCCGTTTCAGAGCAGTATTTTTTATTTCGCAATGTCGGTACGGTGTTTCCCGCACTCGCTGTTTTTGCCGTAGCGTCAGGGATGCCGGTGGATGCCATCGCGCCTTTAATTGAGCGCTTTCTCACCCCCAACGATCCTGTCGCACATCCGATTCCCCCACTAACCGGCAGAGACTTGATGACAGCTTTGAATTTACCGCCGGGACCTCTCGTTGGCAGACTTCTCACCGCAATTGGAGTGGCACGCGCAGAAGGCAAAATTTCTACACCCGAAGAGGCGCTGCAATTGGCGCAACAACTTGTCAAGACTGAAGCGTGAGCGGTGTTAGCGATGAGCAAAAACAAAAGCAAATTGATATTGTGCTAAAGTAAACATTTCAACTTGCCTAGGCATTTGGACGTTTCATCACAGCTTTCGAGCTGCTTTAGGAGTGAGTAA includes:
- a CDS encoding CCA tRNA nucleotidyltransferase, which encodes MANLPSAAFFPLSPEYWPFSLELLPQPAYLVGGAVRDALLLKHREYLDLDFVMPAQAVKTASQIAEQYSAGFVLLDADRQIARVVFKDATVDFAQQEGDSLERDLQRRDYTVNAIAYNPHTGVFIDPLQGCADIEAGLMRMVAPANLKDDPLRLLRAYRQASQLNFSIEPATRTAIRAFAPLLGYIAAERVRSELSYLLATPEGTPQLQAAWEDGLVETWFPSATGGSLAQVAAVDESAAKLQQTWPDFGTEVSRSLRDTSKTSLLAVAKLTSLLDPDFQKAEAQLLRLKYSRPEMQAALAVLNFLPDLLPAAKALSVSEQYFLFRNVGTVFPALAVFAVASGMPVDAIAPLIERFLTPNDPVAHPIPPLTGRDLMTALNLPPGPLVGRLLTAIGVARAEGKISTPEEALQLAQQLVKTEA